A DNA window from Impatiens glandulifera chromosome 7, dImpGla2.1, whole genome shotgun sequence contains the following coding sequences:
- the LOC124910121 gene encoding actin-66-like, producing MLEGEDIKPIVCENGTEMIKAGFAGDEAPLVFFPNIVGRLRRMRVRVERHHMRVMLGRQKDVYVGNKAEMLRSFLNLKYPIEDGIVSNWDDMEKVWHETFYDLRVSPQDHPVLVTEAPLNPKANREKMTQIMFETFHTPSMYVVNQAVLSLYASGRYNGIVLESGEGVSHTVPIYNGQAIPHTTFRLDLAGRDLTNHLMKILIKGGYSFTREIVRDMKEKLTYIAMDYEQEIKTSRTSSSSVEKTYELPDGQVITIGAERFQCPEILFQPSMIIGMEAAAGIHEMTYNSIIKCDVDIKRELFGHIVLSGGSTMFPGIADRMSKEIIALAPHRMEINVFAPPERRYSVWIGGSIFASLSTFKKSLIKKVEYDEFGPSIVHRRCLLASLLFFICVILVSSVRSFEQLYSLQIAAVPTFEKLSLNLELPQLQPKILVK from the exons ATGTTAGAAGGTGAAGACATTAAGCCAATTGTGTGCGAGAATGGGACTGAAATGATTAAG GCTGGATTTGCCGGAGATGAAGCTCCACTAGTTTTCTTTCCTAACATTGTGGGTCGTCTTCGTCGCATGCGTGTGAGGGTTGAAAGGCATCACATGCGTGTGATGCTTGGAAGACAGAAAGATGTCTACGTCGGTAATAAAGCTGAGATGTTGagaagttttttaaatttaaaatacccaATTGAGGATGGTATTGTGAGCAATTGGGACGATATGGAGAAAGTATGGCATGAAACATTCTACGATCTTAGGGTTTCTCCACAAGATCATCCCGTTCTTGTTACTGAAGCACCTCTTAACCCCAAGGCTAATCGTGAAAAGATGACCCAAATTATGTTTGAGACATTTCACACCCCTTCCATGTACGTTGTCAATCAGGCCGTACTTTCTCTATATGCAAGTGGTCGTTACAACG GTATTGTGCTGGAATCGGGTGAAGGTGTGAGTCACACAGTCCCCATATACAATGGACAAGCCATTCCACACACAACCTTTCGTCTTGATTTGGCTGGTCGAGACCTGACAAATCATTTGATGAAGATCCTGATAAAAGGTGGTTATTCATTTACCAGGGAAATTGTTAGGGATATGAAGGAAAAACTGACTTACATAGCTATGGACTACGAACAGGAGATTAAGACTTCAAGAACCAGTTCTTCATCAGTTGAGAAAACTTACGAGCTTCCTGACGGTCAAGTGATCACCATCGGTGCTGAGAGGTTCCAATGCCCTGAGATACTTTTCCAGCCATCGATGATCATCGGAATGGAAGCTGCTGCCGGAATCCACGAGATGACTTACAACTCCATCATAAAGTGTGATGTGGATATCAAGAGGGAGTTGTTTGGACACATTGTGCTTAGTGGTGGTTCAACTATGTTCCCTGGTATTGCAGACAGAATGAGCAAAGAGATAATCGCCCTTGCACCTCATCGCATGGAGATAAATGTGTTTGCACCTCCCGAGAGGAGGTATAGTGTCTGGATTGGTGGATCTATCTTTGCATCTCTAAGCACTTTCAAAAAG tCGTTGATTAAAAAGGTTGAGTATGATGAATTTGGACCTTCCATTGTTCACAGG CGTTGTTTGCTTGCTTCTCTATTATTCTTCATCTGTGTCATTTTGGTTTCATCG GTACGAAGCTTTGAGCAGCTGTATTCATTACAAATTGCTGCAGTTCCAACCTTTGAAAAGCTCTCACTCAATTTGGAACTGCCACAATTACAACCAAAAATATTGGTGAAGTAG